The following are from one region of the Alkalimarinus sediminis genome:
- a CDS encoding YggT family protein gives MDSLFAEIGLMFINLVFGLYLLVVLLRFLFQLVRADFYNPISQFVLKATNPLLMPIRKVVPSIGSIDTSSLVLALAVQLLGALLTLLIVGAGIDPLMLVVWSLCLIVNLILQIYFFGLIITVIVSWIAPQSQNPAIALIHQLLAPVTNPIRKMLPDMGGIDISPIFVFFIIMVLKKVVYSFMASSSMPLALAMFV, from the coding sequence ATGGATTCTCTTTTTGCTGAGATTGGCCTAATGTTCATCAACTTGGTTTTTGGCCTTTATCTGTTAGTTGTATTACTACGCTTTCTATTTCAACTCGTGCGTGCTGACTTCTACAACCCCATTTCGCAGTTTGTTTTAAAAGCCACTAACCCCCTACTCATGCCAATAAGAAAAGTCGTACCCAGTATTGGCAGTATCGACACCTCTAGCCTGGTGCTGGCATTAGCTGTACAACTGCTAGGTGCACTATTGACTCTATTGATAGTTGGCGCAGGCATAGACCCCTTAATGCTAGTAGTCTGGTCGCTTTGTCTAATTGTAAATCTGATACTCCAGATCTACTTTTTCGGTCTAATCATCACCGTAATCGTCAGCTGGATTGCACCACAGAGTCAAAACCCTGCAATAGCACTTATTCATCAACTGTTAGCACCTGTGACGAACCCAATACGAAAAATGTTACCCGATATGGGTGGCATTGATATCTCACCTATTTTCGTATTTTTCATCATTATGGTGCTCAAAAAAGTGGTTTATTCGTTTATGGCGTCTAGCTCAATGCCGCTAGCATTAGCCATGTTTGTATAA
- the proC gene encoding pyrroline-5-carboxylate reductase: MNNKPHIVFIGAGNMASSIIGGLVANGYPANKITASAPSQEHLDAVSSQYQVNTTANNHQAAAEADILVLAVKPQILEAVCADLAAPLCNKDPLVISIAAGVEIPHIEAWLGKALPIIRCMPNTPALVSQGASGLFANQQVTAEQRQQADEIFQAIGVTEWVTEEAQMHGITALSGSGPAYFFLMMEALEDASVKTGIARETARKLAIQTVLGAAEMAKQSELEPAQLKRNVMSPGGTTERAIQSFEDGGIRALFETAVEAAADRSKELAELLGKK; encoded by the coding sequence GTGAACAACAAACCTCATATCGTCTTTATCGGCGCAGGAAACATGGCCAGTAGCATTATTGGAGGCTTAGTCGCCAACGGCTACCCCGCCAACAAGATTACGGCCAGCGCACCGAGTCAAGAACACCTTGATGCAGTATCCTCACAATACCAGGTGAATACCACAGCCAATAACCATCAGGCAGCCGCCGAGGCAGATATTTTGGTACTGGCAGTCAAGCCCCAGATATTGGAAGCCGTTTGCGCAGACTTAGCCGCTCCCCTGTGCAACAAAGACCCTCTGGTTATCTCAATCGCAGCCGGCGTTGAAATACCTCATATTGAAGCGTGGTTAGGCAAAGCACTTCCCATTATACGCTGCATGCCTAACACACCCGCGCTAGTGTCTCAGGGCGCTTCAGGGCTGTTTGCTAATCAACAAGTGACCGCAGAACAACGACAACAGGCCGACGAGATATTTCAAGCGATTGGCGTAACTGAATGGGTGACAGAAGAAGCGCAAATGCACGGCATCACCGCGCTTTCAGGCAGTGGCCCCGCTTACTTCTTCCTCATGATGGAAGCGTTGGAAGACGCCTCGGTAAAAACAGGTATAGCTCGTGAGACAGCGCGAAAGCTGGCGATTCAAACGGTACTCGGCGCGGCAGAGATGGCTAAACAGAGCGAGTTAGAGCCTGCACAACTCAAGCGAAATGTTATGTCCCCGGGCGGCACAACAGAGAGAGCCATTCAGAGTTTTGAGGATGGTGGCATTCGGGCACTTTTTGAAACAGCAGTGGAAGCCGCAGCAGACCGGTCAAAAGAACTTGCGGAATTACTCGGAAAAAAATAG
- a CDS encoding YggS family pyridoxal phosphate-dependent enzyme yields MISIADNVKNVSQRIQKATKLASRDENSVQLLAVTKTRSPDELKTAIQSGLTQFGENYLQEALIKIDALQHYPLVWHFIGPIQSNKTRAIAEKFDWVHSVDRLKVAQRLSAQRPDNLKPLNICIQVNINDEHSKSGIPLADLNELAESIAALPNLTLKGLMTIPAASQSEDDLRNSFKEMHRAFESLKQKHGSVDTLSMGMSGDIEIAIAEGSTMVRVGTALFGKRPVPTN; encoded by the coding sequence ATGATCAGCATAGCAGACAACGTAAAAAACGTAAGCCAACGCATACAAAAAGCAACAAAATTGGCCTCCCGAGACGAGAATAGTGTTCAGTTACTAGCCGTGACCAAAACACGCAGCCCAGATGAACTAAAAACAGCTATTCAATCAGGACTGACACAATTTGGTGAAAATTACCTGCAAGAAGCCCTGATCAAGATCGACGCGCTGCAGCACTACCCTCTAGTATGGCACTTTATCGGGCCCATTCAATCAAACAAAACCCGCGCGATTGCGGAAAAGTTCGATTGGGTGCATAGCGTTGACAGACTCAAAGTCGCACAGCGATTGAGCGCACAACGTCCTGACAATCTAAAACCTCTAAATATATGCATACAGGTTAATATTAATGATGAGCACTCGAAATCTGGCATCCCGTTAGCCGACCTCAATGAGCTTGCGGAATCGATTGCAGCACTCCCAAACTTAACCCTAAAAGGGCTGATGACCATACCCGCAGCCTCTCAAAGTGAGGACGACCTGCGTAACAGCTTTAAAGAAATGCATCGCGCATTTGAGTCGTTGAAGCAAAAGCATGGTAGCGTCGACACGCTATCGATGGGCATGTCAGGAGATATAGAAATCGCCATTGCAGAGGGCTCTACGATGGTGAGAGTCGGGACTGCCCTATTCGGTAAGAGGCCTGTACCCACTAACTAA
- a CDS encoding type IV pilus twitching motility protein PilT: protein MDITELLAFSAKQGASDLHLSAGLPPMIRVDGDVRRINLPPMEHKEVHALIYDIMNDKQRKDFEEFLETDFSFEVPGVARFRVNAFNQNRGAGAVFRTIPSKVLTMEDLGMGQVFKDVAAVPRGLVLVTGPTGSGKSTTLAAMIDFINDNRYDHILTIEDPIEFVHESKKCLVNQREVHRDTLGFNEALRSALREDPDIILVGELRDLETIRLALTAAETGHLVFGTLHTTSAAKTIDRVVDVFPANEKAMVRSMLSESLQAVISQTLMKKVGGGRVAAHEIMIGTPAIRNLIREDKVAQMYSAIQTGAQLGMQTLDQCLTNLLQKGLITREAAREKAKMPENF from the coding sequence ATGGATATTACGGAACTATTAGCATTTTCTGCCAAACAAGGCGCTTCTGATTTACACCTATCGGCGGGTTTGCCTCCGATGATTCGTGTTGACGGCGATGTACGACGTATCAATCTGCCACCTATGGAACATAAAGAGGTGCACGCACTGATTTATGACATCATGAATGATAAGCAGCGAAAGGACTTTGAAGAGTTTCTTGAGACGGATTTCTCGTTTGAAGTACCAGGCGTTGCTCGATTCCGTGTTAACGCATTTAACCAAAATCGCGGTGCCGGTGCTGTATTCCGAACCATCCCATCCAAGGTATTAACCATGGAAGATCTGGGGATGGGGCAGGTATTTAAAGATGTGGCAGCTGTTCCTCGTGGACTTGTGTTGGTAACGGGCCCAACCGGTTCGGGTAAATCTACAACTCTGGCGGCTATGATTGATTTCATTAACGACAACCGTTATGACCATATTCTAACCATCGAAGATCCGATAGAATTTGTACACGAAAGTAAAAAATGCCTAGTTAACCAACGCGAAGTTCACCGTGACACCCTCGGGTTTAATGAAGCACTTCGTTCGGCGCTTCGTGAAGATCCCGATATTATCTTGGTGGGTGAGCTTCGAGATCTTGAAACCATTCGTTTGGCGTTGACCGCTGCTGAAACGGGTCACTTGGTATTTGGTACATTGCACACCACCTCTGCAGCCAAAACCATTGACCGAGTTGTTGACGTATTCCCTGCGAATGAAAAAGCGATGGTTCGGTCGATGCTGTCAGAGTCACTACAAGCGGTTATCTCACAAACCCTGATGAAAAAAGTAGGCGGTGGTCGAGTAGCGGCGCATGAGATTATGATCGGAACCCCCGCGATCAGAAACCTGATTCGAGAAGACAAAGTGGCGCAGATGTACTCCGCTATTCAAACCGGCGCTCAGTTGGGTATGCAGACGCTTGACCAGTGTTTAACCAACTTGCTTCAGAAAGGGCTTATTACGCGAGAAGCGGCCAGAGAAAAAGCTAAAATGCCAGAGAACTTCTAA
- a CDS encoding PilT/PilU family type 4a pilus ATPase — protein MDFDKLLKVMVEKGGSDLFITAGVPPSIKIHGKIVPVTKSSLTPEQTREIVFNTMSEKQREEFTEAHECNFAISARGIGRFRVSAFYQRNLCGMVLRRIETNIPKVDDLALPEIIKTLSMTKRGLIIFVGATGTGKSTSLASMIGHRNRNSQGHIISIEDPIEYIHQHQGCIVTQREVGIDTESFDVALKNTLRQAPDVIMIGEIRSKDTMDYAVTFAETGHLCLATLHANNANQALDRIINFFPPEQHNQIWMDLSLNLKAIVAQQLVPTPDGKGRRAVIEVLINTPLCADMIRKAEVHKLKELMTKSRDVGMQTFDQALYDLYSAGEITYEDALAYADSANDLRLMIKLGADSSGDKLSASLDGLSINDEI, from the coding sequence ATGGACTTCGATAAACTATTAAAAGTAATGGTTGAGAAAGGTGGTTCAGACCTTTTTATTACGGCCGGTGTGCCACCGAGCATTAAAATTCACGGTAAGATTGTGCCGGTTACTAAGTCTTCATTAACGCCCGAACAGACCCGTGAAATCGTTTTTAATACGATGAGTGAAAAACAGCGGGAAGAGTTTACCGAGGCCCATGAGTGTAACTTTGCTATTAGTGCCCGGGGTATTGGTCGTTTTCGTGTGAGTGCGTTTTATCAGCGTAATCTATGTGGCATGGTATTGCGTCGCATTGAAACCAATATTCCAAAAGTGGATGATTTGGCACTGCCAGAGATTATTAAGACCTTGTCGATGACTAAGCGGGGCCTGATTATCTTTGTGGGGGCGACAGGCACAGGTAAATCCACTTCGTTAGCATCGATGATTGGTCATCGAAATCGTAATAGCCAAGGGCATATCATCTCGATTGAAGATCCGATTGAGTATATTCACCAACACCAAGGTTGCATCGTGACTCAGCGTGAAGTGGGTATAGACACCGAAAGCTTTGATGTAGCGTTGAAAAATACGCTGCGTCAGGCACCCGACGTGATCATGATCGGTGAGATTCGATCCAAAGATACGATGGACTATGCAGTAACCTTTGCAGAAACAGGTCACCTCTGTTTAGCAACACTGCACGCTAATAACGCAAACCAGGCGTTGGATAGAATTATTAACTTCTTCCCGCCAGAGCAGCATAACCAAATCTGGATGGATTTATCATTAAACCTTAAAGCCATTGTGGCTCAGCAGTTGGTTCCTACGCCTGATGGCAAGGGGCGAAGAGCTGTAATAGAGGTATTAATCAATACGCCTCTCTGTGCAGATATGATTCGTAAGGCAGAGGTCCATAAGCTTAAAGAGCTGATGACTAAATCCCGAGATGTGGGTATGCAGACCTTTGATCAAGCATTGTATGATCTGTATTCGGCGGGTGAAATTACCTACGAAGATGCGTTAGCTTACGCTGATTCTGCGAATGATTTGAGGTTGATGATTAAGCTAGGGGCTGATTCATCAGGTGATAAGCTTTCTGCTTCGTTGGATGGATTATCGATTAATGATGAGATCTAG
- the polA gene encoding DNA polymerase I: protein MSKAQINKPVLLVDGSSYLFRAFHALPPLVTSKGQPTGAIKGVINMTRRLQSDYPESKIIMIFDAKGKTFRHDLYDQYKANRPPMPEDLRGQIEPIHEIIKAMGLPLLIVPDVEADDVIGTLAAQASDKGIDTIISTGDKDMAQLVTPHVTLMNTMTDTFMDQQGVKEKFGVAPEQIIDYLALVGDTVDNIPGVPKCGPKTAVKWLTQFGTLKGVMDNADEVKGKIGENLRNSLELLPLSYELATIHTDVALDQNLDEIEHDHINNERLLELFKEYEFKTWVAQLEQTGTTSAPTAQSAQSTTSVEELPESTINAEYETILTQTAFDHWLEILSNAEIFAFDTETTSLNYMEAQIVGVSFCVEAGKAAYVPLAHDYMGAPEQLDRESILAALKPILEDEQKHKVGQNLKYDMNVLANHGIRLRGIAEDTMLESYVVNSVSTRHDMDSLAKKYLNHNTIHFEDIAGKGAKQLTFNAIDIEKAAPYAAEDADITLRLHQKLSVELDQIPSIQPVYRDIELPLIPVIADIERDGALVDAHLLGCQSKELEEKLVALEREAFDLAGEEFNLSSPKQLQTIFFEKLELPIIKKTPKGQPSTAEPVLQELALDYPLPKVILQYRSLSKLKSTYTDKLPLQINPATGRIHTSYHQAVTATGRLSSSDPNLQNIPIRTEEGRRVRQAFVAPEGYKLVAADYSQIELRIMAHLSQDEGLLNAFSQGLDVHKATAAEVFGVATDEVTTDQRRSAKAINFGLIYGMSAFGLARQIKVDRKTAQGYIDRYFERYPGVLGYMDRIRKQAHDDEYVETLFGRRLYLPEINANNKMRQQAAERTAINAPMQGTAADIIKKAMINVSQWLAESSFDARMIMQVHDELVLEVREDQVEEVTVGLLERMESAASLDVPLLVEAGVGNNWDEAH, encoded by the coding sequence ATGAGTAAAGCGCAAATCAACAAACCGGTTCTCTTAGTCGACGGCTCATCATATTTGTTTCGCGCATTTCACGCGCTTCCCCCTTTAGTTACGTCCAAAGGACAGCCCACTGGCGCTATTAAAGGTGTGATTAATATGACCAGGCGGCTTCAGTCAGATTACCCTGAGTCCAAGATTATTATGATCTTTGATGCCAAAGGTAAAACGTTTCGGCACGACCTTTATGACCAGTACAAGGCAAACAGACCCCCTATGCCTGAAGACTTGAGGGGACAGATTGAGCCAATTCACGAGATCATCAAGGCGATGGGGTTACCACTGCTAATCGTACCCGATGTTGAGGCAGATGACGTCATTGGTACACTAGCGGCACAGGCATCAGACAAAGGTATCGACACCATCATTTCGACCGGCGATAAAGATATGGCTCAGCTGGTTACGCCACACGTCACACTTATGAATACCATGACCGATACATTCATGGATCAACAAGGCGTTAAAGAGAAGTTTGGGGTAGCACCTGAACAGATCATCGACTATCTCGCACTAGTCGGCGATACCGTCGATAATATCCCTGGTGTACCAAAGTGCGGCCCCAAGACGGCTGTAAAATGGCTGACACAATTCGGAACACTTAAAGGAGTTATGGATAACGCCGACGAAGTTAAGGGTAAAATCGGCGAAAATCTGCGAAATAGCCTCGAACTTCTGCCACTTTCTTATGAATTAGCAACAATACATACAGATGTCGCGCTCGACCAAAACCTCGATGAGATTGAACATGACCACATCAACAACGAACGCCTGCTAGAGCTATTCAAAGAGTACGAGTTTAAAACTTGGGTGGCACAGCTTGAGCAAACCGGCACAACATCTGCCCCCACGGCACAATCAGCTCAAAGCACGACTTCAGTAGAAGAGCTCCCTGAGTCGACCATCAATGCTGAATACGAGACGATACTTACACAAACCGCATTCGACCACTGGCTAGAAATATTATCGAACGCAGAGATATTTGCATTCGATACTGAAACTACAAGCTTAAACTATATGGAAGCGCAGATAGTAGGCGTTTCCTTTTGTGTTGAGGCAGGTAAAGCGGCCTATGTCCCTCTAGCACACGACTATATGGGCGCTCCGGAGCAACTAGACAGAGAGTCCATACTGGCAGCACTAAAACCGATACTAGAAGATGAACAAAAGCATAAAGTCGGCCAAAACTTAAAATATGACATGAACGTATTGGCTAATCATGGCATTAGGCTCAGAGGGATAGCCGAAGATACGATGCTTGAGTCCTACGTGGTGAATTCGGTATCAACCCGACATGATATGGACAGCCTGGCGAAGAAATATCTCAACCACAACACTATTCATTTTGAAGATATTGCCGGCAAAGGAGCTAAACAACTCACCTTTAATGCAATCGATATCGAAAAAGCCGCACCCTATGCGGCAGAAGATGCTGATATAACACTTCGACTGCACCAAAAACTATCTGTAGAGTTGGACCAAATCCCCTCTATTCAGCCGGTATATCGTGACATTGAGCTGCCACTAATACCTGTGATCGCAGATATTGAGCGCGATGGCGCACTGGTTGATGCACACCTTCTGGGTTGTCAAAGCAAAGAGCTTGAAGAAAAACTAGTAGCACTAGAACGAGAAGCATTTGATTTGGCGGGAGAGGAGTTCAACTTGAGCTCACCAAAACAGCTTCAGACAATCTTTTTTGAGAAGCTTGAGCTGCCTATAATTAAGAAAACACCCAAAGGCCAACCCTCTACCGCCGAGCCCGTACTGCAAGAACTGGCGCTCGATTACCCGCTACCCAAAGTTATTTTACAGTATCGGAGCCTCAGCAAATTAAAGTCGACGTATACCGACAAGCTGCCACTACAGATAAACCCAGCCACAGGACGTATACACACCTCATACCATCAAGCGGTTACTGCGACAGGTAGACTCTCATCATCGGACCCTAACCTGCAGAATATTCCCATTAGAACAGAAGAAGGCCGCCGAGTCCGCCAGGCATTTGTAGCACCAGAAGGTTATAAGTTAGTCGCCGCAGATTACTCGCAGATTGAACTTAGAATCATGGCTCACCTTTCGCAAGATGAAGGCTTGCTAAATGCCTTCTCGCAAGGGCTGGACGTTCACAAAGCAACGGCAGCCGAGGTCTTTGGCGTCGCCACCGACGAAGTAACGACCGATCAAAGACGCAGTGCCAAAGCAATTAACTTCGGGCTTATTTATGGCATGTCAGCCTTTGGTCTTGCTCGCCAGATCAAAGTAGACCGCAAAACAGCGCAAGGTTATATCGACCGATACTTTGAACGCTACCCGGGTGTATTAGGTTATATGGACCGCATTCGTAAACAGGCTCATGATGATGAATACGTCGAAACCCTATTTGGTCGCCGCCTCTATCTACCCGAAATTAACGCCAACAATAAAATGCGTCAACAAGCAGCTGAGCGTACGGCTATCAACGCCCCCATGCAAGGTACTGCCGCTGACATTATCAAAAAGGCTATGATAAATGTCTCTCAATGGCTAGCAGAAAGCAGTTTCGATGCTCGCATGATCATGCAAGTGCATGATGAATTGGTACTGGAGGTTCGTGAAGATCAGGTAGAAGAGGTCACAGTTGGGCTGCTAGAGAGAATGGAATCTGCCGCGAGTCTAGATGTACCGTTATTAGTAGAAGCAGGCGTAGGTAACAATTGGGATGAAGCCCATTAA
- a CDS encoding DUF2782 domain-containing protein, producing MKKLLFTLFFAFQLMLGAMLSVTAFAAPPEASDPNEPNITIRSGEDKTFYEYRVNGILKEIKVVPKVGPTYYLVADDGGGWIREDKSQLLVPSWVIFRW from the coding sequence ATGAAGAAACTGTTATTCACCCTGTTTTTTGCTTTTCAACTCATGCTTGGGGCTATGCTGTCTGTTACTGCATTTGCTGCCCCTCCTGAAGCATCAGACCCCAATGAACCCAATATCACCATTCGAAGTGGTGAAGATAAGACGTTTTATGAGTATCGAGTGAACGGTATTCTAAAAGAGATTAAAGTGGTTCCTAAGGTTGGGCCAACGTATTATTTGGTAGCCGATGATGGTGGGGGCTGGATTAGAGAAGATAAATCTCAGCTGCTTGTACCTAGCTGGGTTATCTTCCGCTGGTAA
- a CDS encoding homoserine kinase: MAVYTSVTQGELTEFLAQYSLGTLLSYSEIGDGIENSNYFVTVEGQTGQDTHQQKWVLTLFENLKESQLPFFLNLMSWLASKGFSVPAPCPRHDGAINGMLKGKPAILVPCFSGRSVERPNVVHCEQLGRYVANMHQALVSYPQTRNSPRNIEWMRAIEARLFKVLTNSESALVSRSVNHYQNIKAQMESCPAGIVHGDLFRDNVLFDKGEISGVIDFFHACNDSLLFDLAVIANDWTTDSNGQYDKAKVDSLLQGYSSVRPLTNSERLLWPDFQHLAALRFWLSRLESRYLPGYQQESTQGDKTKDPDELKRMILSLGLVG, from the coding sequence ATGGCCGTTTATACCTCCGTTACACAGGGTGAGTTAACTGAGTTTCTTGCCCAGTACTCCTTGGGGACATTGCTGTCTTATTCTGAAATAGGCGATGGCATTGAAAATAGTAATTACTTTGTCACTGTTGAAGGTCAGACCGGGCAGGATACTCATCAACAAAAGTGGGTGTTAACGCTCTTCGAAAACCTAAAAGAGTCGCAGCTTCCCTTTTTTTTAAACCTTATGAGCTGGTTGGCGAGTAAGGGGTTTTCTGTTCCTGCTCCTTGTCCGCGTCATGATGGGGCAATCAATGGCATGTTAAAAGGTAAGCCCGCGATACTAGTGCCTTGCTTTAGTGGTCGTTCGGTCGAACGGCCTAACGTAGTCCATTGCGAGCAGCTAGGCCGCTATGTGGCAAATATGCACCAGGCTCTTGTGTCTTACCCTCAAACACGAAATTCACCCAGAAATATTGAGTGGATGAGGGCGATTGAAGCTAGATTATTTAAGGTACTAACTAACTCAGAATCTGCGTTAGTTTCCCGTTCGGTTAATCACTACCAGAACATCAAAGCTCAGATGGAGTCGTGCCCAGCAGGCATTGTACATGGAGACTTGTTTAGAGATAACGTGCTATTTGACAAGGGAGAAATTAGTGGTGTCATTGATTTTTTCCATGCTTGCAATGACTCGCTTTTGTTTGATTTAGCGGTAATCGCAAATGATTGGACCACTGACAGTAACGGCCAGTATGATAAAGCCAAGGTTGATTCGCTTCTTCAAGGGTATAGCTCTGTAAGGCCTTTAACAAATAGTGAGCGCTTACTATGGCCAGACTTCCAACATCTGGCTGCGCTGAGGTTCTGGTTGTCGAGATTAGAAAGTCGCTACTTGCCCGGTTATCAGCAAGAGTCGACTCAAGGGGATAAAACCAAAGACCCAGACGAGTTAAAGCGCATGATTCTATCGTTAGGGCTTGTTGGTTAG
- the yegQ gene encoding tRNA 5-hydroxyuridine modification protein YegQ yields the protein MSSTQKPELLAPAGTLKNMKYAFAYGADAVYAGQPRYSLRVRENDFNLEKLEQGIQLAHKLGKKFYVVSNIAPHNSKIETYIKDIEPVIAMKPDALIMSDPGLIMMVRDKWPEQTIHLSVQANAVNYASVAFWQRQGIERVILSRELSLDEIAEIREKCPEMELEVFVHGALCMAYSGRCLLSGYINKRDPNQGTCTNACRWKYQAHEAKEDDAGNVIPVAETIPTTEEWTPEQAEPTLGEGKTTDQVFLLQEPGRPDQLMPAYEDEHGTYIMNSKDLRAVQHVQRFTEMGIHSLKIEGRTKSYYYVARTTQVYRQAIDDAAAGKAFNMELMDDLEKLAKRGYTEGFYRRHVHDEYQNYEQGNSVSSKQLFAGEVIDVDRENKLMTIEVKNRFAVGDSIELMAPGGNITFTLESIINRKNQSVDVAPGSGHQMKLPLPEGAPEDLTYALLMRNL from the coding sequence ATGTCCTCAACTCAAAAACCAGAATTATTAGCTCCCGCAGGCACTCTTAAGAATATGAAATATGCCTTCGCATATGGAGCCGATGCGGTCTATGCAGGCCAACCTCGTTACAGTTTGCGAGTGAGGGAGAATGACTTTAACCTTGAAAAGCTCGAACAGGGCATACAACTGGCACACAAACTCGGTAAAAAATTCTATGTTGTCAGTAATATAGCCCCGCACAACAGCAAGATAGAAACCTATATTAAAGATATTGAACCGGTTATTGCCATGAAGCCCGATGCGCTGATTATGTCGGACCCTGGGCTCATTATGATGGTTCGAGACAAATGGCCTGAGCAGACTATTCACTTGTCTGTGCAAGCCAACGCAGTCAATTACGCCTCAGTCGCATTTTGGCAGCGACAAGGTATAGAACGAGTCATACTGTCTCGCGAATTGTCTCTCGACGAGATTGCTGAAATTAGAGAAAAGTGCCCAGAGATGGAGCTAGAGGTCTTTGTACATGGTGCGCTATGCATGGCGTACTCAGGCCGCTGCCTGCTTTCAGGCTATATCAATAAGCGTGACCCTAACCAAGGCACTTGTACCAACGCTTGTCGATGGAAGTACCAAGCACATGAAGCAAAAGAAGACGATGCTGGCAACGTCATCCCAGTTGCAGAAACAATTCCAACCACTGAAGAGTGGACTCCAGAGCAGGCTGAGCCGACACTTGGAGAAGGTAAAACCACTGACCAGGTATTTCTATTGCAAGAGCCAGGCAGGCCAGACCAACTGATGCCCGCCTATGAAGATGAACATGGCACCTACATCATGAACTCAAAAGACCTTCGAGCGGTACAGCATGTACAACGTTTTACTGAAATGGGCATCCACTCATTAAAAATCGAAGGGCGAACCAAGTCATACTACTATGTTGCCCGCACCACTCAGGTTTATCGTCAGGCCATTGATGATGCTGCAGCAGGTAAAGCCTTTAATATGGAGCTAATGGACGACTTAGAGAAGCTCGCTAAAAGAGGCTACACCGAAGGGTTCTATCGCCGCCATGTGCATGATGAATATCAGAATTACGAGCAAGGTAACTCGGTTTCTAGCAAGCAACTCTTTGCAGGCGAAGTAATCGATGTTGATCGCGAGAACAAATTAATGACGATTGAGGTGAAAAACCGTTTCGCAGTCGGAGACTCAATAGAACTAATGGCCCCCGGCGGCAACATCACCTTTACTCTTGAGTCTATTATCAATCGCAAAAACCAATCGGTCGATGTAGCGCCAGGCTCAGGGCATCAGATGAAACTGCCGTTGCCAGAAGGTGCGCCAGAGGATCTTACGTACGCGTTATTAATGAGAAATCTATAG
- a CDS encoding sulfite exporter TauE/SafE family protein: MDVVLEQTMLFVISLAANGLSALAGGGAGLLQLPALLFLGLAFGTALATHKIASVALGVGATFRHIREKSIDPRFAGFILLTGLPGVVLGALVILAVPDDIARLVLGVFTAGLGIYSWRSPQLGLTSAVKHRDLLGWCIGGLGLFFIGFLNGSITSGTGLFVTIWLVVWFGFDYQRAVTYTLILVGLFWNGFGAVTLALQTEVKWEWIPALILGALLGGYFGAHLSIAKGSRLVKRSFECVTVAVGASLIIDGLI; the protein is encoded by the coding sequence ATGGATGTTGTTTTAGAGCAAACTATGTTGTTTGTGATTTCGTTGGCCGCTAATGGGTTAAGTGCACTTGCAGGAGGAGGGGCTGGCTTGCTGCAATTGCCTGCTTTGTTATTTTTAGGGCTTGCTTTTGGTACAGCGTTAGCTACTCACAAGATTGCCAGTGTTGCATTAGGGGTAGGTGCGACCTTCAGGCATATCAGAGAGAAAAGCATAGACCCGCGCTTTGCGGGCTTTATTTTACTCACTGGGCTGCCGGGTGTTGTACTAGGTGCTCTAGTCATACTGGCGGTGCCAGATGATATTGCGCGTTTGGTACTAGGTGTGTTTACCGCGGGGTTAGGGATTTATTCTTGGCGTTCACCTCAACTGGGGCTTACGTCTGCGGTGAAACATAGAGACCTATTAGGTTGGTGCATCGGAGGCCTGGGGTTATTTTTTATAGGTTTTTTAAATGGCTCGATCACCTCGGGGACAGGGTTGTTTGTTACTATCTGGTTGGTGGTGTGGTTCGGTTTTGACTATCAACGAGCCGTGACCTACACGTTGATTCTGGTGGGGCTGTTCTGGAATGGTTTTGGGGCAGTCACCCTTGCACTGCAGACTGAGGTTAAGTGGGAGTGGATACCCGCTCTGATATTAGGTGCTTTGCTTGGAGGATATTTTGGCGCTCATTTATCGATTGCTAAGGGAAGCCGGTTGGTTAAGCGGAGTTTTGAATGCGTAACCGTTGCGGTGGGCGCATCATTAATCATCGATGGCTTGATTTAG